TTTACGATACAAGGTCGAAGGGCTAACATCGAGGTAACCAGCGGCACGAGGAATATTTCCGTCACACGCTTCAATAGCGCGCTCTATCGCAAGTTTTTCAGTTAACCATAAAGGATGAATATCACTCACTGATAGCGGCATATCCATCATACTGTTACCACTGGTGACCGGTTGGGGCTCTACGGGTTGATTGAGCGGTGGTGGCAACATAGGAAGCAATATCTCTCGGCCTTCATTTAACACCACAACATTACGCAATACGTTTTGTAGCTGACGTACATTACCCGGCCATTCATACTGTTTAAAGCGCTCAACAACTTCAGAAGCCATGCGCACAAAGCCTTTGCCTTCCTCTTTCGACATAAAACCGAGCAAGGAATAAGCAATTTCAATCACATCTTCACCTCGCTCTCTTAACGGAGGTAAGTGCAGTGGAATCACGTATAAACGATAATATAAATCTTCACGAAAACGGCCTTCTTGTACTTCTTTCCATGGATCACGGTTAGTTGCACATACAAAGCGTACATCAACACTTTTCATCTTAGAAGAGCCGACTTTTTGGAACGTTCCGGTTTGGATAAATCTTAATAATTTAGTTTGCAGATCCAAATCCATTTCGCACAACTCATCCAAAAAGAGCGTACCACCGTCGGCAAGCTCAGCGGCACCTTGGCGATCGGTTGCCGCGCCCGTGAACGCCCCTTTCACATGACCAAACAATTCACTCTCAATTAAATCTTTCGGAATCGCCGCGCAGTTTATGGCAATAAACGGTTTATCTACGCGTTTACTCGCGGCATGAATTGCTTCCGCACATACTTCTTTACCCGTGCCACTTTCTCCGGTAATAAAAATACTTGCTTTACTGCTGGCAGCTGAATCAATCGTACGATATACCGCTTGCATCGTTTGGCTGCTACCAATAAACCCTTGATAATTTTGATTATCGGGGTCCAACGCGTCATCTTTTAACTTGCTAGCTTTACGCATCGCATTGTTTACAGTAACCCGTAAGCGATCCGCTTCACACGGCTTAATTAAAAAATCTTGAGCACCATGACGCATCGCATCCACGGCGGTATCGATGGAACCATGCGCAGTCATAAACACAATCGGTACATGTGGGTGATCACGTTTGACTTCGTACAACACGTCCATGCCCGTCATATCAGGCAGGCGTAAATCAAGCAGAATCAGATCAGGCTCTCGCTCGGAAATTGAACGAATCGCATCATGACCGGTACCAACCAGCGTAATATCAATGTTTAACGGCGTAAGATACGAGCGATACAGTGCTGCCACTGATGCCGTATCTTCCACCATCAACAAATACTTTGAATGTTGAGGGGGATATTCTAATTCCATAACCTAGCCGTAACGGATTTGCATTTTGCGCAGAATCTTCGCATTCATCATTGCATTATGCAAATTCTTTTGTTTTTTTAGTTATATTCACTACAACATCACTGATTTTTCAGAGTTTACATTTTGGCACAGTATATGCTTTATATAATTATGACCCGCAAGGGTCACCTAGCCAACTGACGTTGTTAGTGAATTCGATGTTCACAATATTATAGCCAATAGAGCCTTTCTATTGGCTCTTTTTTTATGTCTGTAATTAAGTTTAGCTATTGACAATAAATTGGTGTCTGAGCGTTTCGATTTTATCGCGAAGTTTAGCTGCCGCTTCAAATTCTAAATCTTGAGCGTGCTGATACATGGTGGTTTCAAGTTTTTGAATTTCTTTCTCTAGCTCTTGAGGCGTTAATGCGTCATAATCTCCTGATTTCTCAGCCACTTTACTCAGTGGTATGGCTTTCGATTTAGGCTGTTTATTGCCTTTCGTTGCCTCACCAAGCTCCATAATGTCATTAATATTAGTTTTGAGCGCTTGCGGAGTTACCCCCAATTCTTCATTATGTAAATGCTGCTTTTCGCGCCGACGATGGGTTTCATCAATCGCTAACTTCATGGAGCGTGTAATACGATCTCCATATAAAATTGCTTTCCCTTTCACATTACGTGCCGCACGGCCAATCGTTTGAATCAGTGAGCGTTCCGAACGTAAAAACCCTTCTTTATCCGCGTCAAGTATTGCTACTAGTGACACTTCTGGCATATCTAAACCTTCGCGCAGTAAGTTGATCCCCACTAGCGCATCAAACTTACCTAAGCGTAAGTCACGAATAATTTCGACACGTTCAACCGTATCAATGTCTGAATGTAAGTACCGCACCTTTATGTCATGTTCGTGCAAGTACTCCGTTAGATCCTCAGCCATACGCTTGGTTAACGTTGTCACCAAGACTCGCTCTCCTTCTGCTGAGCGCAGACGGATTTCTGATAATAAATCATCAACTTGAGTCGCTACTGGACGAACTTCAATTTCTGGATCTAACAAGCCTGTCGGGCGGACAACCTGCTCAACGACATCTCCGTCAGATTTATCTAATTCATACTGGCTTGGAGTCGCAGACACAAAAATGGTCTGTGGCGCTAACGCTTCAAACTCATCAAATTTTAATGGGCGGTTATCTAACGCGGAAGGCAAACGAAAACCATACTCCACTAAGGTTTCTTTGCGTGAGCGATCACCTTTATACATAGCACCGATCTGTGGCACCGTCACGTGTGACTCATCTATGACCAACAAACCATCATGGGGCAAATAATCAAATAAAGTTGGCGGCGGCTCACCCTCATTGCGACCACTAAGATAACGCGAATAGTTTTCTATACCAGAGCAAAACCCCAATTCATTCATCATTTCGATATCAAATTGCGTGCGCTGCGTAATTCTTTGCTCTTCTAGCAATTTATTATTATCACGTAGATACTGCTGACGCTGCTGTAGCTCGCGCTTGATATTATCGATGGCTTCCAAAATCTTATCGCGAGGCGTCACATAGTGAGTTTTCGGGTAGACAGTAAAACGGGCAAGATCTCGCTGTTTAATCACCCCAGTTAGTGGATCAAACAAGCTGATTTTTTCAATTTCATCATCAAACATTTCCACTCTTACCGCTTCTTGTTCTGATTCGGCAGGGAAAATATCAATCACTTCACCGCGGACGCGAAATTGACCACGTTCAAACGTCATTTGATTACGTGTGTACTGTAATTCAGCCAAGCGACGCAGCATATCACGCTGGTTCATGACATCACCGCGACGTAAATGCAGCATCATTTTTAAGTAAGAATCCGGATCACCCAAGCCATAAATCGCCGACACAGACGCAACGATAATGGCATCTTTACGTTCGAGCAGAGCCTTAGTTGCAGAAAGTCGCATTTGTTCAATGTGAGCATTTACAGAGGCATCTTTCTCAATAAATGTATCTGTTGTCGGTACATAGGCTTCAGGTTGGTAGTAGTCATAGTAAGATACAAAATACTCAACGGCATTATTAGGAAAGAAACTCTTCATCTCACCATAAAGTTGCGCCGCCAACGTTTTATTTGGCGCCAACAGAATCGTCGGTCTATGTGACTGGGCGATCACATTCGCTAACGTAAACGTTTTTCCTGAGCCAGTGACACCGAGTAGAGTTTGATGGGCTAAACCCGCATCAATGCCTTCCAAAAGTGCGCTAATCGCTTCAGGTTGATCCCCAGCTGGTTGGTAGTGAGACACTAACTCAAACGCTTTACTCATAAATCCCCTAATATTCCGGCTGACTGCTTATTCTCTATTTTCGCCGCTGACGTTCTCTAATAGCAAGACATTCCTTAAAGAATTATCTATCGTTTATTAAACATATTTGCCGTAATGATCAGCATTAATCATGCTTGTATTTTTTATCATGATGAATTTTCTGTTTTTCTACGGATAGCTATAGATCGCTCCTGCTTAGTCTGATATTATCCTCGGCCCCGCTGCTCTACACCATCAAAAAACAAAAAAACAATCCACGGCTTGTCCCCATTTTTTCTAAAATCCACATAAAAATAACATTCTCAGTCCATGACACTCAGAATAGATTCAACGTGGAAATTTAATTTAAAACTAATAATAACAACAAGTTAAAAGAAAAATCCATTCCTTATATTGTCACATGCATTTTAACCCTGTGAATAAAAAAATAATAACCCCAAGGTAATTCACACACTTATCCACAAAAATAGTGGATAAGTAAACACAGCCTAGAACTGGTAAGGGCTACAGAAATGTAAAGAAAAAAATGTTACTTTTTTATTATTTTTACCGCGTAAAAACGTTGACAGAAAAAATCACAATCGCTAGTATACGCCCCGCATTAAGCAATTCCCCCTTAGTTCAGTTGGTAGAACGCCGGACTGTTAATCCGTATGTCGCAGGTTCGAGTCCCGCAGGGGGAGCCAAATTCAATAAAAAAAGACGCCTCTAGGCGTCTTTTTTTATACCTAAAGTCAAGCTTGTAGTGAAAACAAGCGACATTCCTGCTTTTTAAACACATCCACAAACAATAAAATGCCCATGCTTAGCGAGCCCTAAACGTCAACATGTCCCTTTGATTATGTTACTATAAAATCACTATTTTTAATGGAGGTAGATAATGGGTCACATATTAGGTGATGCTTTCCCTTACGTAGCAGGCGCTTTCAAAATTATTGTCTTGTGTATTGGTGGCTACTTTGCAATTAAGTGGCATTTTGAGGAAGATAGAAGAGTCAGAGAAGCCAAAGGCGAAGTGTTTGACAAAGTAAGCTACATGAAGAAATTAGCGATAATCATCACCTCTCTCATCTCACTAGTCCTGCTTATCGTGCTCGTGGTTTA
This DNA window, taken from Vibrio palustris, encodes the following:
- the luxO gene encoding quorum-sensing sigma-54 dependent transcriptional regulator LuxO is translated as MELEYPPQHSKYLLMVEDTASVAALYRSYLTPLNIDITLVGTGHDAIRSISEREPDLILLDLRLPDMTGMDVLYEVKRDHPHVPIVFMTAHGSIDTAVDAMRHGAQDFLIKPCEADRLRVTVNNAMRKASKLKDDALDPDNQNYQGFIGSSQTMQAVYRTIDSAASSKASIFITGESGTGKEVCAEAIHAASKRVDKPFIAINCAAIPKDLIESELFGHVKGAFTGAATDRQGAAELADGGTLFLDELCEMDLDLQTKLLRFIQTGTFQKVGSSKMKSVDVRFVCATNRDPWKEVQEGRFREDLYYRLYVIPLHLPPLRERGEDVIEIAYSLLGFMSKEEGKGFVRMASEVVERFKQYEWPGNVRQLQNVLRNVVVLNEGREILLPMLPPPLNQPVEPQPVTSGNSMMDMPLSVSDIHPLWLTEKLAIERAIEACDGNIPRAAGYLDVSPSTLYRKLQTWNSQKVKEKES
- the uvrB gene encoding excinuclease ABC subunit UvrB, whose amino-acid sequence is MSKAFELVSHYQPAGDQPEAISALLEGIDAGLAHQTLLGVTGSGKTFTLANVIAQSHRPTILLAPNKTLAAQLYGEMKSFFPNNAVEYFVSYYDYYQPEAYVPTTDTFIEKDASVNAHIEQMRLSATKALLERKDAIIVASVSAIYGLGDPDSYLKMMLHLRRGDVMNQRDMLRRLAELQYTRNQMTFERGQFRVRGEVIDIFPAESEQEAVRVEMFDDEIEKISLFDPLTGVIKQRDLARFTVYPKTHYVTPRDKILEAIDNIKRELQQRQQYLRDNNKLLEEQRITQRTQFDIEMMNELGFCSGIENYSRYLSGRNEGEPPPTLFDYLPHDGLLVIDESHVTVPQIGAMYKGDRSRKETLVEYGFRLPSALDNRPLKFDEFEALAPQTIFVSATPSQYELDKSDGDVVEQVVRPTGLLDPEIEVRPVATQVDDLLSEIRLRSAEGERVLVTTLTKRMAEDLTEYLHEHDIKVRYLHSDIDTVERVEIIRDLRLGKFDALVGINLLREGLDMPEVSLVAILDADKEGFLRSERSLIQTIGRAARNVKGKAILYGDRITRSMKLAIDETHRRREKQHLHNEELGVTPQALKTNINDIMELGEATKGNKQPKSKAIPLSKVAEKSGDYDALTPQELEKEIQKLETTMYQHAQDLEFEAAAKLRDKIETLRHQFIVNS